A window of the Bacillota bacterium genome harbors these coding sequences:
- a CDS encoding ECF transporter S component, with product MSSNVQQITRTGVLLAIALTVQLMHLPTYFTGPAINAVLILAGIFVGITGGVLIGCITPGVALMMGIIPPVVAPLVPVIMLANATLVVVFKLLSQTNQYVALTAAALAKYTIFFLAINYLLQYFNIKLPPPALLAFQLPQLYTALAGGLIAVIVARYVIKEI from the coding sequence ATGTCTTCAAATGTTCAACAAATTACCCGAACAGGTGTTTTGCTGGCGATCGCTTTAACCGTTCAGCTCATGCACCTGCCCACCTATTTCACCGGACCAGCAATCAATGCGGTTTTGATCCTTGCGGGGATTTTTGTGGGCATTACCGGCGGCGTCCTCATCGGTTGCATAACTCCTGGTGTCGCCCTGATGATGGGGATTATTCCCCCAGTGGTCGCTCCACTTGTGCCGGTAATTATGCTAGCGAACGCAACTCTCGTGGTCGTCTTTAAACTGCTGAGTCAAACAAACCAGTACGTCGCGCTGACGGCAGCTGCGCTGGCCAAATACACCATTTTCTTCTTGGCTATCAATTATCTGTTGCAGTATTTTAATATTAAGCTACCCCCACCCGCCTTGCTGGCCTTTCAGTTGCCTCAACTCTACACCGCCCTGGCAGGGGGACTGATCGCCGTAATTGTTGCCCGTTATGTTATCAAAGAAATCTAG